Proteins encoded in a region of the Salipiger sp. CCB-MM3 genome:
- a CDS encoding acyl-CoA thioesterase yields the protein MDPRKLEMTVLMTPDMANFSGKVHGGALLNLLDRVAFSCASRFSGRYAVTLSVDQVTFKQPINVGELVTFRASVNHAGRTSMEIGIRVEAEDIRKGTRRHTNSCYFTMVAVDDDGKPAEVPDLKVENELEKKRHHAAGMRKKLRRQFEEEMRKAAAGEI from the coding sequence ATGGACCCGCGCAAACTAGAGATGACCGTGTTGATGACGCCCGACATGGCGAATTTCAGCGGCAAGGTGCATGGCGGGGCTTTGCTCAACCTGCTCGACCGCGTCGCCTTTTCCTGCGCCTCGCGGTTTTCCGGGCGCTACGCGGTGACGCTCTCGGTGGATCAGGTGACCTTCAAACAGCCGATCAACGTGGGCGAGTTGGTCACCTTCCGCGCCAGCGTGAACCATGCCGGGCGCACCTCGATGGAGATCGGCATCCGGGTCGAGGCCGAGGATATCCGCAAGGGCACCCGCCGCCACACGAACTCGTGCTACTTCACCATGGTGGCGGTGGATGACGACGGCAAACCGGCCGAAGTGCCTGATCTGAAGGTCGAAAACGAGCTGGAGAAAAAGCGCCACCACGCCGCCGGTATGCGCAAGAAACTGCGCCGCCAGTTCGAAGAGGAAATGCGCAAGGCCGCCGCGGGCGAGATCTGA
- a CDS encoding Ldh family oxidoreductase, with protein MDATVQRDPAQKLSDRARDAIRDQIIAGDLPMGAVLRESEMAATLGMSKIPVREALVQLECEGMITLSPNRSPRVFEMSLDDIRSLGELREMLELEALRLAIARRALPLSGRLREIAARMRDALSGQDARSYKALDNEFHHAIFADCGNVYLEKTHHMLSFRIQALRNKLSREPELNERSFAEHEQLIDLIDAGQTDEAAALLRSHIRDTTQNYLAQEGASAAPRPPARVMQAQMEGFAGAAMEAAGCDAETRAAVIRALSHASALGVDTHGYRLLPHYLEGFSKGRLNPAPQLRFVSESAGAALLDGDDAHGARATYAAVDKAIALARASGSGAVAIRGSSHFGAAGAYAKAIADAGLLGFCFCNSDSFVRLHGGAETFHGTNPISMAGPAGEGQEPWLFDMATSAIPFNKVQLSRALGIELPADTASNGRGENVTDPEQAAMLAPLGGEFGYKGAGLAGISEILSTALSGAPLSFELPGMISDDMETPRGLGAFVMAFDPAAFAGLDIFTGTIRRYRDAIRGSKAAQGAEVMAAGDREWAEAARRKLHGMTLDQTAVEALGRFAAEKGIPPLEVVGG; from the coding sequence GTGGATGCAACCGTTCAGCGCGATCCCGCGCAGAAGCTGTCCGACCGTGCCCGCGACGCCATTCGTGACCAGATCATCGCCGGAGACCTGCCCATGGGGGCGGTGCTGCGCGAGAGCGAAATGGCGGCGACGCTCGGCATGTCGAAAATCCCGGTGCGCGAAGCACTGGTGCAGCTTGAATGCGAGGGGATGATTACCCTCAGCCCGAACCGCAGCCCGCGGGTGTTTGAGATGTCTCTGGACGATATCCGCAGCCTTGGTGAGCTGCGCGAAATGCTGGAGCTTGAGGCGCTGCGGCTGGCGATTGCGCGGCGGGCGCTGCCGCTTTCGGGGCGTCTGCGCGAGATCGCCGCGCGGATGCGTGACGCGCTCTCGGGGCAGGATGCGCGCAGCTACAAGGCGCTCGACAATGAGTTTCACCACGCGATCTTTGCCGACTGCGGCAACGTCTATCTGGAAAAGACGCATCACATGCTGTCGTTCCGCATTCAGGCGCTGCGCAACAAGCTGAGCCGCGAGCCCGAGCTCAACGAACGCTCCTTTGCCGAACATGAGCAGCTGATCGACCTGATCGACGCAGGCCAGACCGACGAGGCCGCGGCGCTGCTGCGCAGCCATATCCGCGACACCACGCAGAACTACCTTGCGCAGGAAGGGGCCAGCGCCGCGCCGCGCCCGCCAGCGCGGGTGATGCAGGCGCAGATGGAGGGTTTTGCGGGAGCCGCCATGGAGGCTGCGGGCTGCGATGCCGAGACCCGCGCCGCAGTGATCCGCGCGCTGAGCCATGCTTCGGCGCTGGGGGTGGACACCCACGGCTATCGGTTGCTGCCGCATTACCTCGAAGGCTTCAGCAAGGGCCGCCTCAATCCCGCGCCGCAGCTGCGCTTCGTGTCCGAAAGCGCCGGGGCGGCGCTGCTCGACGGCGATGATGCCCATGGCGCGCGGGCAACCTATGCTGCTGTCGATAAGGCCATTGCGCTGGCCCGCGCCTCGGGCTCGGGGGCGGTGGCGATCCGCGGCAGCTCGCACTTCGGGGCCGCGGGGGCTTATGCCAAGGCCATCGCCGACGCCGGGCTGCTGGGGTTCTGCTTTTGCAATTCCGACAGTTTTGTCCGCCTTCATGGCGGGGCAGAGACCTTTCACGGCACCAACCCCATCTCTATGGCCGGACCGGCGGGAGAGGGGCAGGAGCCGTGGCTCTTTGACATGGCGACCAGTGCGATCCCCTTCAACAAGGTACAGCTGAGCCGCGCTTTAGGGATCGAACTGCCTGCGGACACCGCCTCGAACGGGCGGGGCGAGAATGTCACCGACCCCGAGCAGGCCGCCATGCTGGCGCCGCTTGGTGGCGAGTTCGGCTACAAGGGCGCAGGGCTTGCGGGCATTTCCGAGATCCTCAGCACCGCCCTGTCGGGCGCGCCGCTGAGCTTCGAACTGCCCGGCATGATTTCCGACGACATGGAAACGCCGCGGGGGCTTGGTGCCTTCGTCATGGCGTTTGACCCGGCGGCGTTTGCCGGGCTCGACATCTTTACCGGCACCATCCGTCGCTACCGCGACGCCATTCGCGGCTCGAAGGCCGCGCAGGGCGCCGAGGTCATGGCGGCGGGCGACCGGGAGTGGGCCGAGGCCGCGCGGCGCAAGCTGCATGGCATGACGCTCGATCAGACCGCGGTCGAGGCGCTGGGGCGCTTCGCTGCCGAGAAAGGCATCCCGCCATTGGAGGTGGTGGGCGGCTGA
- a CDS encoding sialic acid TRAP transporter substrate-binding protein SiaP produces the protein MTRITKTVALLTTAAAALTAALPATAQQAERVLKFAHVYEASEPYHTCAVAANDALMAATDNRLGIEVFPASTLGKESDINEGLSLGTVDIIYTGQLFAGRYYGPLAIGGAPFMFRDYDHWDAFRNSDLFSELTQGYTDATGNHVTSLTYYGLRHVTSNTPITAPGDMDGLKIRVPNAPLYMMFPKATGANPTPIAFAEVYLALQQGTVDAQENPLPTIQAKKFYEVQSNINLTGHITDALLTIVGGPTWTSISEEDQGALETVLDDAADCATEQVIDAENSLQDWFTEQGVTVNEVDRGPFIEAVKVMHNGDMATWDQETYDRLQAIGG, from the coding sequence ATGACCCGGATCACCAAGACGGTGGCACTACTGACGACCGCTGCGGCGGCCCTCACCGCGGCGCTGCCCGCAACCGCGCAGCAGGCCGAGCGCGTGCTCAAGTTCGCGCATGTCTACGAGGCGTCCGAGCCCTATCACACCTGCGCCGTGGCGGCGAACGACGCGCTGATGGCGGCCACCGACAACCGCCTCGGCATCGAGGTCTTCCCGGCTTCGACGCTGGGCAAGGAGTCGGACATCAACGAGGGCCTCAGCCTCGGTACGGTCGACATCATCTACACCGGCCAGCTGTTCGCCGGGCGCTATTACGGCCCGCTGGCGATCGGCGGCGCGCCCTTCATGTTCCGCGACTACGATCATTGGGACGCTTTCCGCAATTCCGACCTCTTCTCGGAGCTGACCCAAGGCTACACCGACGCCACCGGCAACCATGTGACCTCGCTCACCTATTACGGGCTGCGCCATGTCACCTCGAACACGCCGATCACCGCGCCCGGTGACATGGACGGGCTGAAGATCCGCGTGCCCAATGCGCCGCTCTACATGATGTTCCCGAAAGCCACCGGCGCGAACCCGACGCCGATCGCCTTTGCCGAGGTCTATCTGGCGCTGCAGCAGGGCACGGTGGACGCGCAGGAAAATCCGCTGCCGACCATCCAGGCCAAGAAGTTCTATGAGGTGCAGTCCAACATCAACCTCACCGGCCACATCACCGACGCGCTGCTGACCATCGTCGGCGGGCCGACGTGGACCAGCATTTCCGAAGAGGATCAGGGCGCGCTCGAGACCGTGCTCGACGATGCGGCGGATTGCGCCACCGAGCAGGTGATCGACGCCGAGAACAGCCTGCAAGACTGGTTCACCGAGCAGGGCGTGACGGTCAACGAAGTGGATCGCGGCCCGTTCATCGAGGCGGTGAAGGTCATGCACAACGGCGACATGGCGACCTGGGATCAGGAGACCTACGACCGCCTGCAGGCCATCGGCGGCTGA
- a CDS encoding TRAP transporter small permease encodes MYDDTKPAEPGPEDHSLHLADEDAAEIDLSDIRWQDALVLGLFWVLALVVFLQFFTRYVLNDSLGWTEEIARYLLIGVTFAGSVMAARKNSHIAVEFIYRWAPRPLRRVMQGVIDLITTGFFATLAYLSGQLATRTGGMMVSIDVPKAYVYWFVAVCFAGMALFSAINGLRHLSSGTSRLIDPEAHADDVRAID; translated from the coding sequence ATGTATGACGACACAAAACCGGCAGAGCCCGGGCCCGAGGATCACAGCCTCCATCTCGCCGATGAGGATGCGGCAGAGATCGACCTGTCGGACATCCGCTGGCAGGATGCGCTGGTGCTGGGCCTGTTCTGGGTGCTGGCGCTGGTGGTCTTCCTGCAGTTCTTCACCCGTTACGTGCTGAACGACTCGCTGGGCTGGACCGAAGAGATCGCCCGCTACCTGTTGATCGGCGTGACCTTCGCCGGATCGGTCATGGCAGCGCGCAAGAACAGCCATATCGCGGTGGAATTCATCTACCGCTGGGCGCCGCGCCCGCTGCGGCGGGTGATGCAGGGGGTGATCGACCTGATCACCACCGGCTTCTTTGCCACGCTCGCCTATCTGTCGGGGCAACTGGCCACGCGCACCGGCGGTATGATGGTCTCGATCGATGTGCCCAAGGCCTATGTCTACTGGTTCGTCGCGGTCTGTTTTGCGGGCATGGCCCTCTTTTCCGCGATCAACGGTCTGCGGCACCTGTCGAGCGGCACCAGCCGGCTCATCGACCCCGAAGCCCATGCGGACGACGTCCGCGCCATCGACTAG
- a CDS encoding TRAP transporter large permease: MTITLLFVLLLVLIMLGVPVAIALAGASLAFILSGTVPPMVVAHRMVNGVDSFPLLAVPFFILAGNLMNTAGITERIFNFALALVGWMRGGLGHVNVGASVIFAGMSGAAVADAGGLGAIEIKAMRDAGYKTDFAVGITAASSTIGPIIPPSLPMVIYGVVAGASIGQLFAAGFIPGLVMAVALMLMVGFFARRRGFARDQPFAMKILGHSFKRAFLSLMTPVIIVGGILSGAFTPTEAAVAACAYAMFLGAVVYRTLTLRRLIRVSYDTIETTSVVLLVVGAASIFAWILTSNRVPEMAANLLLGASDNPWVILLLINLILLIVGCFMETVAAITILVPVLLPVAVTLGIDPVHFGVVVVLNLMLGLLTPPVGMVLYVLSRVANIPFERALSGTAPFLIPLVIVLLLVTFVPGITMWLPTLLYR, encoded by the coding sequence ATGACCATCACACTTCTTTTCGTGCTGCTGCTGGTGCTCATCATGCTGGGCGTGCCGGTGGCCATCGCGCTGGCGGGCGCTTCGCTCGCCTTCATCTTGTCGGGCACCGTGCCGCCCATGGTGGTGGCGCACCGCATGGTGAACGGGGTCGACAGCTTCCCGCTGCTTGCCGTGCCCTTCTTCATTCTTGCGGGCAACCTGATGAACACCGCTGGGATCACCGAGCGGATCTTCAACTTTGCGCTGGCGCTGGTCGGCTGGATGCGCGGCGGGCTCGGTCATGTGAACGTTGGCGCCTCGGTGATCTTCGCGGGCATGTCCGGCGCGGCGGTGGCCGACGCGGGCGGGCTTGGCGCCATCGAGATCAAGGCGATGCGCGACGCGGGCTATAAGACCGACTTCGCGGTCGGCATCACCGCGGCCTCCTCGACCATCGGGCCGATCATTCCGCCGTCGCTGCCGATGGTGATTTACGGCGTGGTCGCCGGGGCCTCGATCGGCCAGCTGTTCGCCGCGGGCTTCATCCCCGGCCTCGTCATGGCGGTGGCGCTGATGCTGATGGTGGGCTTCTTCGCCCGGCGTCGCGGCTTCGCGCGGGACCAGCCCTTCGCGATGAAGATCCTCGGCCACAGCTTCAAGCGTGCCTTCCTGTCGCTGATGACCCCGGTGATCATCGTCGGAGGCATCCTGTCGGGCGCCTTCACCCCGACCGAGGCCGCCGTGGCCGCCTGTGCCTATGCCATGTTCCTTGGCGCGGTGGTCTATCGCACGCTCACCCTGCGCCGGCTGATCCGCGTCAGCTACGACACGATCGAGACCACCTCGGTGGTGCTGCTGGTGGTCGGGGCGGCGTCGATCTTCGCGTGGATCCTCACCTCGAACCGGGTGCCCGAGATGGCGGCGAACCTGCTGCTTGGCGCGTCGGACAATCCGTGGGTGATCCTGCTGCTGATCAACCTGATCCTGCTGATCGTCGGCTGCTTCATGGAGACGGTGGCGGCGATCACCATCCTCGTGCCGGTGCTTCTGCCGGTGGCGGTGACGCTGGGCATCGATCCGGTGCATTTCGGCGTGGTGGTGGTGCTCAACCTGATGCTGGGGCTGCTGACGCCGCCGGTGGGCATGGTGCTCTACGTGCTGAGCCGGGTAGCCAACATCCCGTTCGAGCGGGCGCTGTCGGGCACCGCGCCCTTCCTGATCCCGCTGGTGATCGTGCTGCTGCTCGTCACCTTCGTGCCGGGCATCACCATGTGGCTGCCGACGCTGCTCTACCGCTGA
- a CDS encoding L-rhamnose mutarotase — MSVQRHGQIIAVDPEGIAEYKRLHAAAWPQVLEMISVCNIRNYSIFLKEPENLLFAYFEYVGNDFDADMAKMAADPVTQDWWSKCMPLQRPLKTRAEGEWWAEAEEVFHHD, encoded by the coding sequence ATGAGCGTTCAACGTCACGGCCAAATCATCGCCGTCGATCCAGAGGGGATCGCCGAGTACAAGCGCCTGCATGCCGCCGCATGGCCGCAGGTTCTGGAGATGATTTCCGTCTGCAACATCCGCAACTACTCGATCTTTCTGAAGGAGCCGGAAAACCTGCTCTTTGCCTATTTCGAGTATGTCGGAAATGACTTCGACGCGGACATGGCGAAGATGGCCGCCGATCCGGTCACGCAGGACTGGTGGTCGAAATGCATGCCGCTGCAACGACCGCTAAAGACCCGCGCCGAGGGCGAATGGTGGGCCGAGGCCGAGGAGGTCTTTCACCATGACTAA
- a CDS encoding UxaA family hydrolase → MTKPGSTMFGPFLLLSPADNVLVARAAVEEGSAVPLEGGEITLSRPIPLAHKIARHDIAEGARILKYGMPIGIATEAIPAGAHVHVHNIRSAYTPTHMLQDADGLSAGVAQ, encoded by the coding sequence ATGACTAAACCCGGCAGCACCATGTTTGGCCCGTTTCTGCTGCTCAGCCCGGCGGACAATGTTCTGGTCGCCCGCGCGGCGGTGGAAGAGGGCAGCGCCGTCCCGCTCGAAGGCGGCGAGATCACGCTCTCTCGCCCGATCCCGCTGGCGCATAAGATCGCCCGCCACGACATCGCCGAGGGCGCGCGGATCCTGAAATATGGCATGCCCATCGGCATCGCGACCGAAGCGATCCCCGCCGGGGCGCATGTGCATGTGCACAACATCCGCTCGGCCTATACGCCGACCCATATGCTGCAGGACGCCGACGGTCTCTCGGCGGGGGTGGCGCAATGA
- a CDS encoding UxaA family hydrolase: MNGWLRQDGRKGIRNTVVVAYLVECAHFVASKIVAGFPDDDVQLIGFPGCYPNEYAATMMERLCTHPNVGAVLFVSLGCESFDKVRASKAVADSGRPVKTLVIQKAGGTASTVSMGRDWVRGALAQVAEVPQVPMGMDELIIGTVCGGSDGTSGISGNPAAGKAFDLLVDAGAACIFEETGELIGCEEIMAERAATPELGQLLRESVQKAERYYATLGYGSFAAGNAAGGLSTIEEKSLGAYVKSGDSPIAGLIKPGDVPPRGGLYLMDVVPDGEVRFGFPNISDNAEIVEMIASGAHLSLFVTGRGSVVGSAISPVIKICANPETYRNLSDDMDVNAGDIIEGKRSIEQVGREIFELVGRVAGGAQTKSEALGHREFILTYKSFEPIGPACLPAA; this comes from the coding sequence ATGAACGGCTGGCTCAGACAGGACGGGCGCAAGGGCATCCGCAACACGGTCGTCGTCGCCTATCTGGTGGAATGCGCGCATTTCGTCGCCTCCAAGATCGTCGCGGGGTTCCCCGATGACGACGTGCAGCTGATCGGTTTTCCCGGCTGCTACCCCAATGAATACGCCGCCACGATGATGGAGCGCCTGTGCACCCATCCCAATGTTGGCGCGGTGCTTTTTGTCAGCTTGGGCTGCGAGAGCTTCGACAAGGTGCGGGCCTCGAAGGCGGTGGCGGACTCGGGCCGTCCGGTCAAGACGCTGGTGATCCAGAAGGCGGGGGGCACCGCTTCGACCGTCTCCATGGGCCGCGACTGGGTGCGCGGCGCGCTGGCACAGGTGGCTGAGGTGCCGCAGGTGCCCATGGGCATGGACGAGCTGATCATCGGCACGGTCTGCGGCGGCTCCGACGGCACCTCGGGGATTTCGGGCAATCCGGCGGCGGGCAAGGCTTTTGACCTGCTGGTCGATGCGGGCGCGGCCTGCATCTTCGAAGAGACCGGCGAGCTTATCGGCTGCGAAGAGATCATGGCCGAGCGTGCTGCGACGCCGGAACTGGGCCAGCTGCTGCGCGAGAGCGTGCAGAAGGCCGAGCGCTATTACGCGACGCTGGGCTACGGCAGCTTTGCCGCAGGCAATGCGGCGGGCGGGCTTTCGACCATCGAGGAAAAGAGCCTCGGCGCCTATGTCAAATCCGGCGACAGCCCGATCGCAGGGCTGATCAAGCCCGGGGATGTGCCGCCGCGCGGCGGGCTCTATCTGATGGATGTGGTGCCCGACGGAGAGGTGCGTTTCGGCTTTCCCAACATTTCGGACAATGCCGAAATTGTCGAGATGATCGCCAGCGGCGCGCATCTGTCGCTCTTCGTCACCGGGCGCGGCTCGGTGGTCGGATCCGCCATTTCTCCGGTCATCAAGATCTGCGCCAACCCCGAGACCTACAGAAACCTGTCTGATGACATGGACGTCAACGCCGGAGACATCATAGAAGGGAAGCGCAGCATCGAGCAGGTGGGGCGCGAGATTTTCGAACTTGTGGGCCGCGTGGCAGGCGGCGCGCAGACCAAGTCCGAGGCGCTGGGGCATCGGGAGTTCATCCTGACCTACAAGAGTTTCGAACCTATCGGGCCGGCCTGCCTGCCGGCCGCATGA
- a CDS encoding SDR family oxidoreductase has translation MNLQQRLAGKRAVITAAGQGIGRATAERFAAEGAEVIATDINDAALEELGKIGGITAKKLNVLDGEAIKAFAAEIGTVNVLFNCAGIVHAGTLLEASEDEWDFAFDLNAKAQFRMLRAFLPGMLENGGGSIINMSSVAGPITGPVNRLVYSASKAAVVGLTKGVAADYVTNGIRCNAICPGTVDSPSLHQRLRDTGDYEGALKAFIGRQPMGRVGDPNEVAALVAYLASDESGFTTGQAHVIDGGWTT, from the coding sequence ATGAATCTGCAGCAAAGACTGGCCGGAAAGCGTGCGGTGATCACCGCCGCCGGTCAGGGCATCGGTCGCGCGACGGCCGAGCGTTTCGCCGCCGAAGGCGCCGAGGTGATCGCCACCGACATCAATGACGCGGCGCTTGAAGAGCTTGGCAAGATAGGCGGCATCACCGCCAAGAAGCTCAACGTGCTGGATGGCGAGGCGATCAAGGCCTTCGCCGCCGAGATCGGCACCGTCAACGTGCTGTTCAACTGTGCCGGTATCGTGCACGCGGGCACCTTGCTCGAGGCAAGCGAGGACGAGTGGGATTTTGCCTTCGACCTCAACGCCAAGGCGCAGTTCCGCATGCTCCGCGCCTTCCTGCCGGGGATGCTGGAGAACGGCGGCGGCTCGATCATCAACATGTCGTCGGTGGCGGGTCCGATCACCGGGCCGGTCAACCGTCTGGTCTATTCGGCCTCCAAGGCCGCCGTCGTCGGCCTGACCAAAGGCGTGGCCGCCGATTATGTGACCAATGGCATCCGCTGCAACGCCATCTGCCCGGGCACGGTCGACAGCCCCTCGCTGCACCAGCGCCTGCGCGACACCGGCGATTACGAGGGCGCGCTCAAGGCCTTCATCGGCCGCCAGCCGATGGGCCGGGTAGGCGATCCCAACGAGGTGGCCGCGCTGGTCGCCTATCTTGCATCCGACGAATCCGGTTTCACCACCGGTCAGGCGCACGTCATCGACGGCGGCTGGACCACTTAA
- a CDS encoding fumarylacetoacetate hydrolase family protein, giving the protein MKFARYGARGAEKPALIDADGNLRDLSAHVSDLSGEVLTDLDKFKSIDPASLPLVEGEQRYGACVGGTRKFICIGLNYADHAAESGMDVPPEPVIFAKFTSAICGPNDPIIIPRNSVKTDWEVELGFVIGKTAKYVKEEDAMDHVAGFCLINDVSEREFQAERAGQWVKGKSSDNFGPTGPWLVTPDEVGDFDNLGMWLEVNGERVQDGSTATMVYRVPFLVSYLSQFFTLEPGDIISTGTPPGVGLGFKPPRYLKAGDTVELGIEKLGTQKQICVADD; this is encoded by the coding sequence ATGAAATTCGCACGTTACGGCGCCCGCGGCGCCGAGAAACCCGCCCTGATCGACGCCGATGGCAACCTGCGTGACCTTTCGGCTCATGTCTCCGACCTCTCCGGCGAGGTGCTGACCGACTTGGACAAGTTCAAGTCGATCGACCCGGCCTCGCTGCCGCTGGTCGAAGGCGAGCAGCGCTATGGCGCCTGTGTCGGCGGCACCCGCAAGTTCATCTGCATCGGCCTCAACTACGCCGACCACGCCGCCGAAAGCGGCATGGATGTGCCGCCCGAGCCGGTGATCTTCGCCAAATTCACCTCGGCGATCTGCGGCCCGAACGATCCGATCATCATCCCGCGCAATTCGGTCAAGACCGACTGGGAGGTCGAACTGGGCTTCGTCATCGGCAAGACCGCCAAATACGTCAAGGAAGAGGACGCGATGGATCACGTCGCGGGCTTTTGCCTGATCAACGACGTGTCCGAGCGCGAGTTTCAGGCCGAGCGCGCGGGCCAGTGGGTGAAGGGAAAGTCGTCTGACAACTTCGGCCCGACCGGCCCGTGGCTGGTGACCCCGGACGAAGTGGGCGATTTCGACAACCTCGGCATGTGGCTCGAAGTGAACGGCGAACGCGTGCAGGACGGCTCGACCGCGACGATGGTCTACCGCGTGCCCTTCCTCGTGTCGTACCTGTCGCAGTTCTTCACGCTCGAGCCGGGCGACATCATCTCGACCGGCACGCCTCCGGGCGTCGGCCTCGGCTTCAAGCCGCCGCGCTATCTGAAGGCTGGCGATACGGTGGAACTGGGCATCGAAAAGCTCGGCACCCAAAAGCAGATCTGCGTCGCCGACGACTAA
- a CDS encoding CHAP domain-containing protein yields MRVTDATPKARALPLACALLLMLTAACAQKPEVQRLSDIQLDPSRQDLALREVADLQSKGQRVWCVPYARNLSGINIRGNAETWWGQAKDLYNRGKQPAVGAVMAFSSSRKIPMGHVAVVSDVVSPREVLVDHANWHRNEVSLKMAVQDVSPNNDWSQVRLESNPGTFGSPYAVSGFIYPQRVN; encoded by the coding sequence ATGCGCGTGACAGACGCCACCCCGAAGGCGCGGGCCTTACCGCTCGCCTGCGCACTTCTTCTGATGCTGACCGCTGCCTGCGCGCAGAAACCCGAGGTTCAGCGTCTTTCCGACATCCAGCTTGATCCGTCCCGCCAAGACCTCGCTCTGCGCGAGGTGGCGGACCTGCAGTCGAAGGGCCAGCGCGTCTGGTGCGTGCCCTACGCGCGCAACCTCAGCGGCATCAACATCCGCGGCAATGCCGAGACGTGGTGGGGGCAGGCCAAGGACCTCTACAACCGCGGCAAGCAGCCGGCGGTCGGCGCGGTGATGGCCTTCAGCTCCTCGCGCAAGATCCCCATGGGCCATGTGGCGGTGGTCTCGGATGTGGTCTCGCCGCGCGAAGTGCTGGTCGATCACGCCAATTGGCACCGCAACGAAGTCTCGCTGAAGATGGCGGTGCAGGACGTGTCGCCGAACAACGACTGGTCGCAGGTGCGGCTGGAGAGCAACCCGGGCACCTTCGGCAGCCCCTATGCGGTCAGCGGCTTCATCTACCCCCAGCGGGTGAACTGA
- a CDS encoding peptidoglycan-binding domain-containing protein, with the protein MPPIPPRRAAPALLALLAACAAPAPEAGSAPEAPLPTETAPDGTCWAREHVPAIYEQVTGEVQVVQAEIAEDGTVIRPPVYRRTKVPKLVRPRGEMRFEAPCPAQMTPEFISSVQRALDARGYFHGAITGEMDGATREAVARYQKERGLESAQLSLETAKALGLIAVDLSELEDSGG; encoded by the coding sequence ATGCCCCCGATCCCTCCGCGCCGCGCGGCCCCCGCCCTTCTGGCGCTGCTTGCCGCCTGCGCCGCGCCCGCACCGGAGGCAGGCTCCGCCCCTGAGGCGCCGCTGCCCACCGAGACCGCGCCGGACGGCACCTGCTGGGCGCGCGAGCATGTGCCGGCGATCTACGAGCAGGTCACCGGAGAGGTGCAGGTGGTGCAGGCCGAGATCGCCGAGGATGGCACGGTGATCCGCCCGCCGGTCTATCGCCGCACCAAAGTGCCCAAGCTGGTGCGCCCGCGCGGCGAGATGCGGTTCGAAGCGCCCTGCCCGGCGCAGATGACGCCGGAGTTCATCTCTTCGGTGCAGCGGGCGCTGGACGCGCGGGGTTATTTCCACGGCGCGATCACCGGCGAGATGGATGGGGCCACCCGCGAGGCGGTGGCGCGCTACCAAAAAGAGCGCGGGCTGGAGAGCGCGCAGCTGTCGCTGGAGACCGCGAAGGCGCTGGGACTGATCGCGGTGGACCTCAGCGAATTGGAGGATTCGGGCGGCTGA
- a CDS encoding 2Fe-2S iron-sulfur cluster-binding protein, translated as MAKITYIEFGGTEHVVEVATGMTVMEGARDNGIPGIEADCGGACACSTCHVYVHPDWVEKLPAKDDMEEDMLDFAFEPDPSRSRLTCQLKVTDALDGLVVQMPEKQI; from the coding sequence ATGGCGAAGATCACCTATATCGAGTTTGGCGGCACCGAGCATGTCGTCGAGGTTGCGACCGGCATGACCGTGATGGAAGGCGCTCGCGACAATGGCATCCCGGGCATCGAGGCCGATTGCGGCGGCGCCTGCGCCTGCTCGACCTGCCATGTGTATGTGCATCCCGACTGGGTCGAGAAGCTGCCCGCGAAGGATGACATGGAAGAAGACATGCTCGATTTCGCCTTCGAGCCCGATCCCTCGCGCTCGCGCCTGACCTGCCAGCTCAAGGTCACCGACGCGCTCGACGGGCTGGTCGTGCAGATGCCGGAAAAGCAGATCTGA
- a CDS encoding VCBS repeat-containing protein produces MEWGALRLDGPQGTALIRLPQHRVFEDIAPRVIALPEGGWAALVVESDLAKGARLALYTPKGLHAATPFIGQSHRWLAPLGGGDLDGDGALELAYVDRPHLVKTLRVVRYLPGDPVLREVAAQPGLSNHRIGWSFIAGGLRDCGAGPEMVLADGGFDRLVAARLQGGAIALHDLGAWSLDASELSLRCR; encoded by the coding sequence GTGGAATGGGGCGCGCTGCGCCTCGATGGGCCGCAGGGTACTGCGTTGATCCGCCTGCCGCAGCACCGCGTCTTCGAAGACATCGCGCCGCGGGTGATCGCCCTGCCCGAGGGCGGCTGGGCGGCGCTGGTGGTCGAAAGCGATTTGGCCAAGGGCGCGCGGCTGGCGCTCTACACGCCAAAGGGCCTGCACGCCGCCACGCCTTTCATCGGCCAGAGCCACCGCTGGCTCGCGCCGCTTGGCGGCGGCGATCTCGACGGCGACGGGGCGCTGGAACTGGCCTATGTGGACCGGCCGCATCTGGTCAAAACCCTGCGCGTGGTGCGCTACCTGCCGGGCGATCCGGTACTGCGCGAGGTGGCGGCGCAGCCCGGCCTCAGCAATCACCGCATCGGCTGGAGCTTCATCGCCGGCGGCCTGCGCGACTGCGGTGCGGGCCCCGAGATGGTGCTCGCGGACGGCGGCTTCGACCGGCTCGTCGCGGCGCGGCTGCAGGGTGGCGCGATCGCGCTGCACGATCTTGGCGCGTGGTCGCTGGACGCGTCTGAATTGTCGCTGCGCTGCCGCTGA